The genomic window CAAACTCTTTATTAAGATGACGCCAATTAGTGTGCACAATACCCAGCGCACCGTAGCAATCTTGCAAGCGTTCAACCACAATTCGCATAGCGCGAATATCAAATAATTGATCAAACTCGTAATTTTTTTGCGCCATTTTTTTATAAATACTGTAGATATGCTTGGGCCGGCCATAAACTTCAGCTTCAATACCCGCCTCACCCAAACGGCTTTTAACTTGCTCCACCATATCTTCCATATAAGCTTCACGCGCTAAACGTTTATCATCGAGTTGTTTAGCTATACTTTTGTATATATCTGGGCGTAAGTATCTGAACGATAAATCTTCAAGCTCCCATTTTAGTTGCCCTATTCCTAATCTATTTGCTAATGGGGCAAAAATATCAGCGGTTTCTTTGGCAGCAATAACACGGTCTTCTTCATCGGCATCTTTTACGTTGCGTAAATGACATACCTGCTCAGCCAATTTAATAACCACCGCACGTACATCCTCAACCATTGTTAACAGCATTTTTCGAATATTATCGACTTGAACTGACCCTTTACCTTGATGCGATAAGGTACTAATTGTGGCCATTTGCGCAACACCTGTTAAAAGTATTGCCACGTTATTACCTAGCAACTCTTCAACGGTGTCGAGCGACACAACATCATTTAAAAAATACGGTGTTAAATACGCAGTCGCTAACGATTCGGCATCAAGGTTTAGCTCAGCCAAAATTTCAACCATTTCAATGGCTGTATTTTGTTGCTTTTCGTTATTGCAGTTTACACACAGTGCTTGCGCCTGATTAAGTAATTCAGCTTTTTCAGCAGACAATCCGAGTGCTTTTAGACGAGTGGCAAAATCCCCCGTTTCATCTTGTTGATGCGATTGACGTGTAGCTACCATAATGCGCTTTACCTCCGTTGAAATAACGCCATAGTTTCAATATGCCCTGTATGAGGAAACATATTCATTAGCCCTATTTTATTAAGATCAAAACCTGCTTGCGATATAATAGCGCTGTCACGGGCTAAAGTAACAGGGTCGCAAGAGACGTATAAAATTGTTTTAAACTGCTTTAAAGGTAGCTGCTCCAATACAGCCATTGCACCAGTACGAGATGGATCTAATACGAGTACATCTAAATCTTTACTAAACCACAGCGCATTTTGAATTTTCTGCGTTAAATCAAAACAATGAAACTGCGCATTTGCAATAGAGTTAGTTTGCGCATTTTGCGCCGCCATTGCAACCGCTGAAGTAACCCCTTCTACACCTGTTACTGTTTTTGCTTGTTTTGCCAGCACGAGCGAAAAGTTGCCAATACCGCAAAATAAATCCAAGATATTTTCATCGCCATTTAAATTAAGCCAATCTACTGATTGCTTCAGCATAGCTTGGTTAACTTGTGAATTTACTTGGATAAAATTATCTAAACCGAATTCAAACTTAAGATTAAATTCTTCAAGATAGTAAAACGGCATTGCTAAATGCGAATGCTCAATGACATCACTCTCGCCTTGCCATACAATGTCATACTTATAATGCGAAGCTGCCTGCTCTACTAATGCTTTAAATTCATCAGAAATCACTTTTGTATGACGAATAATAACAAAGCTATGGTCATCACTTTCGCACAATTGCAG from Pseudoalteromonas aliena SW19 includes these protein-coding regions:
- the rlmD gene encoding 23S rRNA (uracil(1939)-C(5))-methyltransferase RlmD, producing MAQIFKAKKKPLQQKSVVLDITAMDHQGRGIAKYNNKVCFVSGALPSEQVKATLVDDKARYSSAITHKVIKASGARVAPFCEHYNHCGGCQLQHLEASQQVAEKQTAVNQLFEKFAKQKNLNWQTPLLSKSTHYRRSARIAVMFDKAAKKMRVGYRASGSKNIVSINQCAVLSEAFADIFTLFDDLINQYKPLHSISHLQLCESDDHSFVIIRHTKVISDEFKALVEQAASHYKYDIVWQGESDVIEHSHLAMPFYYLEEFNLKFEFGLDNFIQVNSQVNQAMLKQSVDWLNLNGDENILDLFCGIGNFSLVLAKQAKTVTGVEGVTSAVAMAAQNAQTNSIANAQFHCFDLTQKIQNALWFSKDLDVLVLDPSRTGAMAVLEQLPLKQFKTILYVSCDPVTLARDSAIISQAGFDLNKIGLMNMFPHTGHIETMALFQRR